The window CTGGAGCTACGAAGACCGCGGAACTCCGGAGGATGTCCTCCTGATCAGCAGCATCGATGTGACCCCCGATCCGCCGGCGCCGGGCAAGGACCTGGCCGTCAACGTCGCGGGCCATCTCCAGAAGTTGCTCGACGACGAGGCGTACGTCGAGACCACGGTGAAGCTCGGGCTGATCAAGCTCCTCCAGAAGCGGCAGACCTTGAAAGAGTTCTTCGCCGAGTGGGGTGGGTCGGTGCCGTCGGCAACGGGTCCGTTCACCGTCGAACTCTCCAAGGCGCTGCCGAGAGAGATTCCGCGGGCCAAGTTCACGATTCGGCTCGACGCCTACACCGGAGCCGAGGAAGAAGCCTTCTGCCTGGAACTGAAGGTCAACTTCATGGCCTCCTGACCCGCAAGGGCAGCCATCCGGGTGCGCGGGAAGGCAGCTCCCCGTACGGCCCTTCCCGTAGCCCGGACATGACGGATACATCGAGCCCAGCGCCATCAGCGAGGCCGGGCAGGCGGTCGGCCGTGGCCGGACCCGACCTACCGACGTCAGCCAGAGCTGGAACGGCGCCCGCCTGCTCACCCCTCTTCGTGAAGATCTTTGGATCTTGCCTTGTCGCGCGAGCGGTGGGGCCAGGCTGGGGGTTGATACTGGTGGGCTCGCGTAATCAACTGTCGCGTATTCACTGCCGCAGGAAGCCCGCGCGGCGGGGTGCAGCGGCCGCTGTCCGACGCCGTCCGGAACAGCGGCACCGTGCGGTCCCTGGAGCGGACGGCGGCGGACCACGCCGGCCTGGTCAACGACCTCTTCTCGTTCCAGCGGGAGGTCGAGTTCGAGGGGGACTTCCACAACGCCCCGCTCGTGGTGCGGCACTTCTTCGACTGCGGCTACCCGGGAGCGGCCCGGGTCGTCGCCGACCTCGCCACCGCACGCCTCGACGAGTTCGAGCATCTGGACACCGCCGAACTGCCCTTCCTCTGCGACGACTTGGACCTCGACGGCACAAAACGGCAGACCGTCGCCGACCACGTCGAGCGGTTCAGGACCGTCATGACCGGCAACCTGCACTGGCACGCCGTCAGCGGCCGCTACCGCGAGGCCGACCTGCGTCAGCACGACGGTCGCACCCTCTCCAGCCCCGCCGGCCTCGGCACCGCCGCCGCCCGCCTCCCCCGCCGGCCGCACCGGACAGCCCCGGCACCAGCCGCGTGTAGCGATGCCTGCGGGCCCGGCCCCCGTGGCGGGTCATCCCGGAGCGGCGCTACGGCGAGCCGTGGACATGCGGACGATCATCGAGAGTCCGGCCGAGGAAGGAAGCCGAGCGGCAGCAGCACGACAGGACGTGGGACCCGACCGACACCGACCGCGCCGGACGACCCGGCCGCCCTCGCCGTCGTCGGCGAGGCGGTGGTGCGCACCCTGACGGGCGACCTCACCGTGGACAACACGGACCGGTTGCAGCACGCCCACGACCAGGTCGTCGGCGAGGCCGAGGGCCTGGTGGCCGTCGACCTGGCCGACTTCACCCTGAGCGGTGTCAGTGCAGTGGGCCGCACAGGGCCGGGGCGGTGGCTTCCTGGGGCAGGGCGGGGTTGAGTTCGCTGGCGCCCAGGACGTTGTCGTAGCGGCCGTTGCCGTTGTAGTCGATGCCGTGGACGACGACGACGGCATTGTCGTTCCGGACCTGCTGCGCTACGTCGGAGGTCAGCTGGATGGTGCGGCTGTAGTGGAAGGTCCCGGAGGACGGGAAGCGGTCGACGGCCAGGGCGCTGCCGGGGCTGGTGTCGCCGGTGGTGGTCAGGGAGGTGCCGATCGGGCCGTAGGCCGGCAGGCCGTCGGTGGTGCTGATGGCCTGGTGTCCGTTGTGGTCGCCGGCGGCGTCGGCGGTGGGGCATTCGCCGTTGCCCTTTTCGTGGATGTGCATGGCGTGCGGGGCGCCGTTGAGGAGCCCGGTGGCGTTGACGGCGATGCGGGCGGTGTTGTCGCTGTTGAGCTGCACGGTGGCGGTGCCGACGCTGTGGACGTGGTTGGTGGGGACGGGCAGCAGGATGGCCAGGGTGAAGGACGACTGGTGGGGGGCGAGGAAAGCCGAGGTGCGGAAGGGGGTCGTGGTGCGGCCTTCGTCGATGCCGGTGCCCTCGTGGGCGAAGGCGGGTGCGCCGGCCGCGCCGAGCAGGACGGCGGCCAGGAGGGGTGCTGCGAGGTGTCGTAGGTTCACGGCGGATGCTCTCCGGTGAGGGGGTCCGCGCGGTCCGCGGCGCCCGCTTCGCGGATGGGCGGGACTGCTGCCGGCTGAACTGCGCGCTTCCTACTGAGGGTTCGCAGGCACCGGGGCGACGGCTTGGTGGGCGGGCGAAGTAACTTCGTGGCCGATCGGTGCCGACGGCTGGAACGCGGCCGGCCGCCGACCCCCGGCGTGGTCGGCGGCCGTGCAAGGCTCAGGACGTGGGCATCAGGACGGTGTCGACGATGTAGACGGTGGCGTTGGCGGTCTGAACGTTGCCGCACAGCACCTTGGAGTCCTTGTTGACGGTGAACTCCTGGCCCGAGCCGGTGACGGTCAGCTCGCTGCCCTCGAGCGTCTTGTGGGTGCCGGGCAGCGCGGCGGGGGCGAGGCGGTTGGGGGTGACGTGGTAGGTGAGGATCTTGGTGAGCTTGTCCTTGTCGGCGAGGACCGCGTCCAGCTGTGCCTTGGGGATCTTGGCGAACGCGTCGTTGGTCGGGGCGAACACGGTGATGTTCTGGGCGGAGTTGAGGGTGTCGACCAGGCCGGCCTGCTTGACCGCGGTGACCAGCGTGGACAGCAGCGGGTTATTCGAGGCCGCGGTGGCGACGGGGTCCTTGGCCATGCCGGTGAACGATCCGGCGCCGTCCTTCGGCACGGCGGCACAGGCGGCGCCGAAGGGCTGGTCCATCACCTGCACGGGCGTGGCCGTGGCCGGCACGGCGGAGGAGGCGGCTGCGGACGCGGACGGGGTGTCCATGGCGGTTCCGCTGCCACTGCTGCTGCAGGCACTCAAGGTGAGGGCGAGCGCGCCGGCCGCCAGGACGGTGGCCAGGGAGGAGCGGCGGATGGGGGACAGCGACATGAGGTTTCTCCTGATCTGGATGGGTTCATGAGGTAGTGGCGTACTGATTCGGGCTGGCGGAAGGTCGGCCCGAAGCCTTGGTGGTTGCTGCTGACTCGGCCACGGGCCGGGCCCGGGCGGTCGGGCGGGTCAGGTGACGGTGACGACGGTGCTGTGCCAGCCGGTCGCGCCGGCCGGGAACGGCGCGGCGCGCTGCTCGGTCTGGACGGCCCCCGAGGCGTCCGTGGCCCGCACCTCGATGCGATGGGTGCCGGGCCGCGCCGCGGACCAGGTGTGGGTCCACTGCCGCCACAGGTCCGGTCCGCCGTCGGCGGCGAGCTGGGCGGTCTGCCAGGGGCCGCCGTCGATGCGCACCTCCACGGCGGCGATGCCCCGGTGGGTGGCCCAGGCGGTTCCCGCGAGCGTGACGTCCCCGGCGGGGACGCGGGCGAAGGGGGCGGGGACCTCGATGCGGGAGGCGGTGCGTACCTCGCCCCGGCGGTCCCAGCCGCGTCGGACCCAGTACGGGTCGTACGCGGCGAAGGTGGTGACGTCCAGGTCGACCAGCCACTTGGTGGCGGAGGTGTAGCCGTAGAAGCCCGGTACGACGCTGCGGCAGGGGAAGCCGCGGGCCACCGGAAGGGCCTCGCCGTTCATCGCGACCGCGAGCAGTGCCGGGCGGCCGTCGAGCACGGACTCCAGCGGCGTGCCGATGGTCATGCCGTCCTGGGAGCGGCCCACCAGCTGGTCCGCGCCCGGTCGTACCCCTGCCCGGCGCAGCAGGGCGGGCAGTGAGGCGCCGAGCCAGCGGGTGGTGCCGACGTACGGGCCGCCGACCTCGTTGGAGACGCAGGACAGGGTGTGGTCCAGCTCCTGGAGCGGCAGGCGCAGCAGGTCGTCGAACGTGAGCAGGATCGGGTGGTCGACCATGCCGTGGATGCGCAGTGACCAGTGCCGGGGGTCGATCCGGGGCAGGGTGAGGGCGGTGTCGACGCGGTAGAAGTCCGCGTTGGGGGTGGTGAACGGGGACAGGCCGGGCACCGCGGGGTGGAGGGAGCCGGGTAGCGGCGGCAGGCGTTCGGCGGGTGCGGGGAGACGGACCGCGGCCCGGGCGGCGGCGATGTCGTAGCGGTTGTCAGAGAGCGCTCGTCCGCCGAAGCCGGTGAGGGCGCCGAACGCGACGGTGCCGCCCGTGACGGCCAGGACGGTGCGGCGGCTGGGGCCGTGCGGAGGCACGTCGACAGCCGGCCGCTCGGTGACGGCGAGGGGTTCGGGGAGCCGCGCGCCGGTCCCGTCGGGGGATGCGGTGGCCGCGGCCCCGCGCAGAAGTCGGGCGAGGAGGAGCATCGCGGCGAATCCGACGATGCCTGCGGTGACGGCGGGCAGTGCGCCGGTGGTGGTGGCGCCCGGTCGTGAGAGGGCGGCCCAGATGCCGACGCCGCCGAAGAGCGCGAACACCGTGGCGCCGGCGAGCGGCCGTCGTCGGGCGAGGATTCCGGCGAGGGCGGCGAGCAGGGCCATGCTGAGGTAGATGCCGGTGAGCAGGACGGGCTTGTCGTTGGTGCCGAAGGTGCGGACCGCGTATTCCTTGAGCGGAGTCGGCGTGAGGTCGATCGCCGCCGACCCCACCGCGTACACGGGTGCGGTGTCGGGTCCGGTGAACGCGGCGACCAGCTCGCCCGCGCCGACGGCCGCAGCGGCGGCGGCCAGACCGGTGGCGGCCGCCGCGGCGGACCGCAGGATCCGGTCGCGCACGTCTCGGGAGGGGCTCTTGATGCTCACGTCGGCCATTCGGCGCATCCAGGTCGGCGGATGGGTGCCGCTTCTCGGGGCCACCCGCGCAAGTGAACGGAAGGCGAATGCCCACCGCCCGCGCGTGAGGCGTGATAAGGAGGCGCGGTTCGAAGAACGCAGGTTCAATCGCCGGCCCGGCAATCCGCGGAGGCCGCGGCATCGAAGAACCGGTGTCACTTCTCGTTCGTCGGCTCTGGCGGGACCGCTCCCGCCGGGTCATGGAGGTTCCCTTGATCCCCTTCGTCCCGCCTTCGGCCCTTTCGGCCCTTTCGGCCGGGCCCTTGTTCGTGCAGGTCCCGCAGTGAGCGCGGTGCTGCGCCTGTCCGGTCCCGGCCGACCGGGTCCAGACCTGAAGGAACTCGTCGGGAAGGTCGCCCTGGGCGATCAGGATGCCTTCAGCAGCCTCTACGACGCCGTGGCCGGGCCAGTGCTCGGGCTGGTGCGCCGGGTGGTGCGCGATCCGGCGCAGTCGGAGGAGGTCGCGCAGGAGGTGCTGCTGGAGGTGTGGCGCAAGGCCGCCCAGTACCGGCCCGATCGGGGCGAGGTGATGGCATGGGTCCTGACCATCGCGCACCGGCGCGCGGTGGACCGGGTGCGCGCCGCGCAGGCGACCGCCGACCGTGAGCACCGGATCGCCGCCGCCTCGCACACCCCGCCCTTCGACGAGGTCGCCGAGCAGGTCGAGGGCCGGCTGGAGCGGGAGCAGGTCCGGCGCTGCCTCAAGGGCCTCACCGAGCTGCAGCGCGAGGCGCTGACCCTGGCCTACTTCAGCGGTTTCACCTATCCGCAGGTGGCGGAATTGCTCGGGGCTCCGCTGGGAACCATCAAGACACGGATGCGCGACGGCCTGATCCGGCTCCGCGACTGCCTGGGGGTGACCGTATGAGTACCGCAGACCTGCACACCCTCACCGGCGCGTACGCCGCGCACGCCCTCGACCTCGACGAACGCGAGGAGTTCGAACGCCACCTGGCCCATTGCCCGGCGTGCGCTCTGGAGGTCGCCGAGTTCTCGGCCACGCTCGCGCGTCTGGGCTCTGCCCAGGCCGTGTCGGTGCCGCGCGACTTCAAGCAGCGGGTCATGGCGTCCCTGGACACGACCCGTCAGGAACCTCCGCGATCGAGGCAGCAGCCCGTGGGCAGGCGCGGCGGACAGCGACGCCGGGCCGTCTACCGGCTCGCGCTGGCGGCGTGCCTGGCGGCGGCGCTCGGTGCGGGCGGAATCGCGGTGCAGCAGTACCATCAGGCCGACCAGGCCCGGGCCCGGGCGGCGGTGCTCCAGCAGCAGCAGGACCGGATCGGCGGCCTGCTCACGGCACCGGACGCCCGCACCGCCAGCGGCCCGGTCACCGGCGGCAGCGGCGTGGCGACCGTGGTGTGGTCCAGGAACCAGGACACCGCCGGGCTGCTCGTCTCCGGGTTGCCCGAGCTCAAGACCGGCACCACCTACGAGTTGTGGTTCAACGACGGCGGCACGATGCGCCCCGCCGGCCTGATGCAGTCCGCCAGTGGGGCAACGCTGTTGACCGGGCCCGTGAACGGCGCGACCGGCATCGGGGTGACCGTCGAGCCGGCCGGCGGCTCGGCGCAGCCCACAGGAGCGCCGGTGGTGCTGCTCCCGTTCGCCTGACCCTTCACGGCCGGTTCCGCTGCCCGTCGGGCAGCGGAACCGGTGCATCTCTTGCCCTCGCCGCGAAACGGTGTGATCCGCCTGGTCAACGCCCAGACGGAAACGCTGTTCGGCTACCCGCGGGATGAACTCCTCGGCCGCCCCGTGGAGATCCTGGTGGCACAGCGGTTCCGAGAGCAGCACCCCGGCCACCGAGTGGGCTACTCCGTCAACCAGCAGGTCCGTCCGATGGGCGCCAATCTGGAACTGTACGGACTGCGCCGCGACGGGGCCGAGTTCCCCGTCGAGATCAGTCTCAGTCCCTCGCAGACGCCCGACGGACTCCTGATCTCCGCCGCGGTGCGCGATGTCTCCGAACGCAAAGCCGCCGAGGCCCGCTTCCGGGCCCTGCTGGAAGCCGCCCCGGACGCCATCGTCATCGTGGACGACTGCGGGACCATCCAGCTCGTCAACGCCCAGACCGAAGCCCTGTTCGGCTACCGACGCGAAGAACTGCTCGGGCACCGGGTCGAAGTCCTCGTTCCGCAGCGTTCCACCATCACCACCCCTCCCGACGATGACGTCGGTGGCCCACACCACAGGGAACATGCCCGTCCCGTCGCCCCCGGTGACCGCTACCCACTTCAAGGCCCCGAGGGGATCCTCGCGCTGAACAGGACCCGGACCCGCGGGCGCGGAGCGGATGCGGGCGCTGCGAGATGAACTCGACGGATCGTGGATGACGACGTGTGCGGGGTGCTCGGCGCGGGCAGGCGGCGGTTCACACACCGACACCGAGGAGGCAGTTGTGAGCGGCATGTGGGACTACCAGAAGGCGACCGGTTACACCCCGGGCACCGACCTGACCGGTTTCCGGGTGGAAGCCGCGGACGGCCACATCGGCAAGATCGACAAGCACACGGAGGACGTCGACTCGGCGCACGTCGTCGTCGACACCGGCCCGTGGATCTTCGGCAAGCACGTCCTGCTGCCCGCGGGCACCGTCGTGCGGGTGGACTCCGACGAGAAGACGGTGTGGATCAACCGCACCAAGGACGAGATCAAGAACGCGCCGGAGTTCGACCCCGACAAGCACAGCGACGACGCCGGCTACCACACACAGGTCGGCGGCTACTACGGCGACCCCACGGCGGACCCCCGCCTCTGAGAACCGCACCGGCATCCGGCCCGGACCCCCGCCCCGGGGGTCCGGGCCGCCGCTGTCCACGGTGCGGGTCCGTCTCGGCCCCCCGGCAAGTACAGGCGGGAGTACGAACGGGGCGGTGACCGTGCCCCTCCCGGTGGTTCGACGGACGATGCCGGCACACACCGTGCCGGCCGTCGCCGAACTCGTCGCCGCCGAGCGCGCCGGCGGGCACCTGGCCGCACGCTGATCCGGCGAGATCCGAAAGAGAAGGCCCAGAGGGCCACCCGGGAACGGCCGAGGGCCGCATCCGCCGATCGGAGGGTGTGGCCCGCGGAATCGCTCGGGCGAGCCGGGAGCGGCCCGCGGAGGTGCTCAGGCGACGTCGATGTAGAACTTCTCGTCACCGCCGCCGTTGGCGTTGAACTGGCAGTTCACCGTGCCGCCGGGGCCGGTCGCGGCGGTCACGCCGCTGCCGACCACCAGGCGTTCGGTGCGCCGAATTCCGGAATCGGAATGTCGATCGACGCCGACCCGGACAGCATGGTGAATCGCCGAACGGGACGGCTTTCCCGCTGCCGACGATGAATGTGCCGCCCCCGATTAAGCTTCCTGCTGACGCAGGCCCCGCACTGACTGTAATCGGGCCGGTGCGGCTGTCCAGAGTCCCATTTCCGCTTAGCCGGACGGATCATGGGATGTGCCCGCGAAATGCCCGCTGACCTGGGAACGGCGGTTTGTCGGGGACGGATATCCCGTGCGGATCGACGGGGCGGCGGATCAGAACCACCCCGGCGGGGTGTTGGCGGCCGTCCGGTCCAGCGTGTCGAGATCCGAAAGGAACGGCCTGGCCCCGGATGGTGCCCGTGCGCGGCGCGTTCAGGGCACGAGGTTCATGGAACCGATTCGCCGGCACCATCACCACGGACGTCATCACCGTCAGGTGAGGCGGTTGACCAGGGCGGTGAAGAGCGCGGGGGCGCGGGTGGCCAGGGGGACGATCCGTGGGCCCAGGAGCGGGTTGACGCGGGCTCGTACCAGTGCTCCGGTGAGCAGGCGGTGGTCGCGGGTGGCGCGGCGCCAGGCCCGCTCGTAGTCCAGCGGCCGGCCGGCGCGTACGCAGCGCACCAGGTGGGCCGCGCCGGTGAGGGCGAGCGAGATGCCCTCGCCGGTGAGCGCGTCGATGTAGCCGGCGGCGTCCCCGACCAGCAGGACGCGTCCCGCCACCCTGGCCCGTACCCGCCGGCGCATCGGTCCGGCGCCGCGTACGGCCGAGCCACTGTGGGCGGTGAGGCGGTGAAGGAGTGCGGGGAACGCGGGCAGCAGTGCGTCGAACGGCAGTCGCTCGCCGGTCAGGACGGCGACGCCGATCCGGTCCGGGCCGAGCGGGGTGACGTAGGCCTCGCCGAGTGCGGACCAGTGGACCTCCACGCAGTCGGTCCAGGGCGCCACCGCGAAGTGCCGTCGCAGTCCGTAGCGCGCGGGTCGCGGGTCGGGGCGTTCCAGGCCCAACTGCCGGCGCAGGGGCGAGTGCAGGCCGTCCGCGGCGGCCAGGTAGCGGGCGGTGAGTCCGGCGGCGGTGATGCTGTCGCGGTCCTGGTGGACGGAGGTGACCTTCCCCGCCAGCACCGGCACGCCGAGTTCGGCCGCCCGGCGGGACAGTGCGGCGTGCAGGACGGTGCGCCGCACGCCCATCCCCGCCTCGTGGCGGAACCTGCCCTCGGCGCGGTGGCGGTCGTCCAGGTAGCGGATGCCGCGGATCGGGTGGCCGACCACCGGCACGTCCAGGGCGGCCAGGGCGCGGACGGCCCCGGGCATCAGTCCCTCGCCGCACGCCTTGTCGATCGGGGCGGGACGTGGTTCGAGGACCACCGTGTCGAGCCCGGCCAGGGCGGCGTGGATCGCGGTGGCGAGGCCGGCGGGGCCGCCGCCGGCGACGAGGAGGTCGATCACGTCGACGCCGTGGCGCAGTCGGCCAGGGCGGCGTTCTCGCAGCGCAGCCGGGTGGCGAGCAGGGGGAGATTGAGCAGGGTGAAGGCGGTCGCGGTGAGCCAGGCGCCGTGGACGAGGGGCAGGGCGGCGCCCTCGGCGACGACGGCGAGGTAGTTCGGGTGGCTGAACAGCCGGTAGGGGCCGGTGCTGACCAGCGGCAGGTGGGGCACCACGATGACCCGGGTGTTCCAGCGCGGCCCCAGGGAGTGGATGCACCACCAGCGCAGGGCCTGGGCGGCGAGTACGAGGATCAGCATGGGCAGGCCCAGGGCCGGCAGGAAGGGACGGTGCGCGAGGTGGACCTCGGCCAGACAGCCGGCCAGCAGTGCGGTGTGGAGCAGGACCATGACGGGGTAGTGGCCGGAGCCGTGTTCGACACCGCCGCGTGCCCGGCTCCAGGCGGCGTTGCGGCGCGCGACGGCGAGTTCGGCCAGGCGCTCGACGGCGACCAGGAGGACCAGCAGCGTGTACAGGGGCATCCGGGCCTACCAGCGCAGGAGGACGAGTTCGGAGCAGAAGCCCGGTCCCATGGCGAGGAGCAGACCGGGGCCGCCGGGGGGTGGTGGCGGGTCGTGGGCGAGGGTGTCGCGCAGGATGTGCAGGACGGAGGCGGAGGAGAGGTTGCCGACCTCGGCCAGTGAACGCCGCGTCAGTTCCAGCGCGCGGGCGTCGAGCCCGAGGCTCTCCTGCAAGGCGTCCAGGACCTTGGGTCCGCCCGGGTGGGCGACCCAGCCGGTGACGTCCGGCGGCTTCAGGTCGTGTTCGGCGAGGAAGGACCGGACGTCCTCGCCGACGTGCAGGCGCACCAGTTCGGGCAGTTCGGCGCCGAGGACGATGGTGAAGCCGCTGTCTCCGATGTCCCAGCCCAGCGCGCGCTCGGTGCCCGGGTACAGGCGGCTGCGGGTCGCCGCCACCCGCGGCCCCGCGAAGTCCCCGGACCGCGGGTGGTGGCGTCCGACGGCCACCAGGGCGGCGGCGCCGTCACCGAACAGGGCACCGGCCACCATGTTCGGCACGGAGGTGTCGGCGCGCTGCAAGGTGAGGGAGCACAGCTCGACCGAGAGCAGGACCGCGACGTGCCCGGGATGGCCCTGGAGGTAGTCGTGCAACCGGGCCAGGCCCGCGGCGCCGCCCACGCAGCCCAGGCCGAAGATCGGCACCCGCTTCACGTCCGGCCGCAGGCCCACCCGCCCGGCCAGCCGGGCCTCCAACGAGGGCGCGGCGATACCCGTCACCGAGGTGGAGACCACCAGGTCCACCTCCTCGGGCGCCAGACCGGCCGCCGCCAGGGCGCCGCTCAGGGCTTCCTCCGCCAGCCGCAGCCCCACGTCGATGAACAGGTCGTTGGCCCGACCGAACCCGCCCGACTCGCGGTAGCGCTCCAGCGGCAGAGCCAGGTGGCGGGTGCTGACCGCGGCGGTGGCGTGCAGCCGTTGGAGGACGCCGCGC of the Kitasatospora sp. NBC_01246 genome contains:
- a CDS encoding NAD(P)/FAD-dependent oxidoreductase; translated protein: MIDLLVAGGGPAGLATAIHAALAGLDTVVLEPRPAPIDKACGEGLMPGAVRALAALDVPVVGHPIRGIRYLDDRHRAEGRFRHEAGMGVRRTVLHAALSRRAAELGVPVLAGKVTSVHQDRDSITAAGLTARYLAAADGLHSPLRRQLGLERPDPRPARYGLRRHFAVAPWTDCVEVHWSALGEAYVTPLGPDRIGVAVLTGERLPFDALLPAFPALLHRLTAHSGSAVRGAGPMRRRVRARVAGRVLLVGDAAGYIDALTGEGISLALTGAAHLVRCVRAGRPLDYERAWRRATRDHRLLTGALVRARVNPLLGPRIVPLATRAPALFTALVNRLT
- a CDS encoding ML domain-containing protein; this encodes MADWSYEDRGTPEDVLLISSIDVTPDPPAPGKDLAVNVAGHLQKLLDDEAYVETTVKLGLIKLLQKRQTLKEFFAEWGGSVPSATGPFTVELSKALPREIPRAKFTIRLDAYTGAEEEAFCLELKVNFMAS
- a CDS encoding PRC-barrel domain containing protein; this translates as MWDYQKATGYTPGTDLTGFRVEAADGHIGKIDKHTEDVDSAHVVVDTGPWIFGKHVLLPAGTVVRVDSDEKTVWINRTKDEIKNAPEFDPDKHSDDAGYHTQVGGYYGDPTADPRL
- a CDS encoding type III polyketide synthase, which gives rise to MTTIAAVHGVLAPHRYEQGEITEALTAMCAASDAQRGVLQRLHATAAVSTRHLALPLERYRESGGFGRANDLFIDVGLRLAEEALSGALAAAGLAPEEVDLVVSTSVTGIAAPSLEARLAGRVGLRPDVKRVPIFGLGCVGGAAGLARLHDYLQGHPGHVAVLLSVELCSLTLQRADTSVPNMVAGALFGDGAAALVAVGRHHPRSGDFAGPRVAATRSRLYPGTERALGWDIGDSGFTIVLGAELPELVRLHVGEDVRSFLAEHDLKPPDVTGWVAHPGGPKVLDALQESLGLDARALELTRRSLAEVGNLSSASVLHILRDTLAHDPPPPPGGPGLLLAMGPGFCSELVLLRW
- a CDS encoding molybdopterin-dependent oxidoreductase, with product MADVSIKSPSRDVRDRILRSAAAAATGLAAAAAAVGAGELVAAFTGPDTAPVYAVGSAAIDLTPTPLKEYAVRTFGTNDKPVLLTGIYLSMALLAALAGILARRRPLAGATVFALFGGVGIWAALSRPGATTTGALPAVTAGIVGFAAMLLLARLLRGAAATASPDGTGARLPEPLAVTERPAVDVPPHGPSRRTVLAVTGGTVAFGALTGFGGRALSDNRYDIAAARAAVRLPAPAERLPPLPGSLHPAVPGLSPFTTPNADFYRVDTALTLPRIDPRHWSLRIHGMVDHPILLTFDDLLRLPLQELDHTLSCVSNEVGGPYVGTTRWLGASLPALLRRAGVRPGADQLVGRSQDGMTIGTPLESVLDGRPALLAVAMNGEALPVARGFPCRSVVPGFYGYTSATKWLVDLDVTTFAAYDPYWVRRGWDRRGEVRTASRIEVPAPFARVPAGDVTLAGTAWATHRGIAAVEVRIDGGPWQTAQLAADGGPDLWRQWTHTWSAARPGTHRIEVRATDASGAVQTEQRAAPFPAGATGWHSTVVTVT
- a CDS encoding isoprenylcysteine carboxyl methyltransferase family protein, with translation MPLYTLLVLLVAVERLAELAVARRNAAWSRARGGVEHGSGHYPVMVLLHTALLAGCLAEVHLAHRPFLPALGLPMLILVLAAQALRWWCIHSLGPRWNTRVIVVPHLPLVSTGPYRLFSHPNYLAVVAEGAALPLVHGAWLTATAFTLLNLPLLATRLRCENAALADCATAST
- a CDS encoding PAS domain-containing protein; protein product: MIRLVNAQTETLFGYPRDELLGRPVEILVAQRFREQHPGHRVGYSVNQQVRPMGANLELYGLRRDGAEFPVEISLSPSQTPDGLLISAAVRDVSERKAAEARFRALLEAAPDAIVIVDDCGTIQLVNAQTEALFGYRREELLGHRVEVLVPQRSTITTPPDDDVGGPHHREHARPVAPGDRYPLQGPEGILALNRTRTRGRGADAGAAR
- a CDS encoding terpene synthase family protein; translation: MQRPLSDAVRNSGTVRSLERTAADHAGLVNDLFSFQREVEFEGDFHNAPLVVRHFFDCGYPGAARVVADLATARLDEFEHLDTAELPFLCDDLDLDGTKRQTVADHVERFRTVMTGNLHWHAVSGRYREADLRQHDGRTLSSPAGLGTAAARLPRRPHRTAPAPAACSDACGPGPRGGSSRSGATASRGHADDHRESGRGRKPSGSSTTGRGTRPTPTAPDDPAALAVVGEAVVRTLTGDLTVDNTDRLQHAHDQVVGEAEGLVAVDLADFTLSGVSAVGRTGPGRWLPGAGRG
- a CDS encoding fasciclin domain-containing protein, whose protein sequence is MSLSPIRRSSLATVLAAGALALTLSACSSSGSGTAMDTPSASAAASSAVPATATPVQVMDQPFGAACAAVPKDGAGSFTGMAKDPVATAASNNPLLSTLVTAVKQAGLVDTLNSAQNITVFAPTNDAFAKIPKAQLDAVLADKDKLTKILTYHVTPNRLAPAALPGTHKTLEGSELTVTGSGQEFTVNKDSKVLCGNVQTANATVYIVDTVLMPTS
- a CDS encoding sigma-70 family RNA polymerase sigma factor, yielding MSAVLRLSGPGRPGPDLKELVGKVALGDQDAFSSLYDAVAGPVLGLVRRVVRDPAQSEEVAQEVLLEVWRKAAQYRPDRGEVMAWVLTIAHRRAVDRVRAAQATADREHRIAAASHTPPFDEVAEQVEGRLEREQVRRCLKGLTELQREALTLAYFSGFTYPQVAELLGAPLGTIKTRMRDGLIRLRDCLGVTV
- a CDS encoding anti-sigma factor, whose amino-acid sequence is MSTADLHTLTGAYAAHALDLDEREEFERHLAHCPACALEVAEFSATLARLGSAQAVSVPRDFKQRVMASLDTTRQEPPRSRQQPVGRRGGQRRRAVYRLALAACLAAALGAGGIAVQQYHQADQARARAAVLQQQQDRIGGLLTAPDARTASGPVTGGSGVATVVWSRNQDTAGLLVSGLPELKTGTTYELWFNDGGTMRPAGLMQSASGATLLTGPVNGATGIGVTVEPAGGSAQPTGAPVVLLPFA